A region of the Mytilus edulis chromosome 11, xbMytEdul2.2, whole genome shotgun sequence genome:
tactggtaaaacacaaataaaacacaaatatcgATTATCAGGCCTACATCACACACGCGCATCCTGAAAACTGATTATTGTGTCACTTGGCACGTGAGGTTAGAGCAAAAACTCAACATTTAGATATTATCTTTGACAGTTAATGAATTTACAGtagaaatttgtaattttgattgACAGTTTATTTTCTGATGTTTGTTTCGCGTCTGTGGAAGTATTTATGGGTCATGTGCAGTTTTGATTAGAGAATAGTAGATTATTCATTGACAATTGACAtagatgtaaataaaaaaaaaatacagaagcATTGTGTAAAACATATAAGTATGAGGGTATGGATAAGGGGATGGTCTTAATTTGTGTAATTCTTTATTGctattttctattttctgttttagcaccccatatttctcttttctttatattttccctATGTTCCTTTACTATTAAAAGTAGCTGTTATAATACAAagtttaaaaggtaaaataaatttAAGATGCAACGTGCAATCACAGGCCAGACCAAAAATGTTCATGTTTATATCTGCGATccaactgaaataaaattaatttacctTAACAAAGTAATGAAATGTTGACATCACAAACgttttatttcagttttatttaaacaaatgtgTGCAAAATGGTTTTAATCAAAGGAAACTACATGTATACATTCAAATATCTTTGCTCATCAGCCAAGTCTTGATGACATCATAATTCTGTTCACCCCATGTAAGCTTATTCCGTGCACTCGCCAACGCCACTTTCACACGCCATGATTGCATGTTAACTGGAGACGTCTTGGCaaactaaaaaaaacacaaaaaaacggACACTGAACACAAAATTAAagattatttcaatatttttgcctCGAGTTCCTAAGAGACATGCATTGGCAAAATTCACACCTAGTGCATTCATAATGATACCTGTTTATTGTAATGTTATTGCAGTTGTAATGGTAAAATTGTCattgttttataaacttttaatttATGCTATTTTATTTTGAGCCACAACTAAACTGTAATTTTATATATGTGTGTGTTAAGAACTGCATTGCGCATGCtcatcttttgaatatttttttcaatagcaAATGTGTGGAAGTTAATATCAGTTGGAGCTCTGCGTTGAGCAAAAAAAGTAACCAGAGAGTATTAGAAAATCATATTGTTACCCCTAGTAGGATATGTTTTTAATTGAAGTCGTCACCCTAACCCAATGAGTTAAAGAAGTACTGTCTTAGTTCAACGTCTTACGACTGACTTAGTATCTACAGATATGAACAGATAGTATGTtgaattatcaaatattttaccCCTTCTACTTCATGGTCAGAAGTAAATGTTTCTATCAACTCTGGGAATATTTTATCCGGTTTTATTCCATCTTTAGCaagtctaaaaataaaatatgcatgCTTAAGTTTAAATTGAAGAAACAAAAGTGACATCAAGGCTACGAAACAACAAACCAAAAGGCATCTAGACTTTACATAAACTATTATAACCACtacatatttaatatttcatattttgcttAACATCACCCAAAAGCAGGGAAAAATATTTGATTCAACAAGATATGATTGAATTTTGCCTAACGCCTAGTACATTGCATGCATGTCAGGACGAACACATGTTTATGTGGTAATAATACATTTACAAATACATGAACTATAATTTGTG
Encoded here:
- the LOC139495181 gene encoding uncharacterized protein: MKFTINSEEIRQGEFTKALLYLSKNKVGRSLALEYLTENSDVVDRLAKDGIKPDKIFPELIETFTSDHEVEGFAKTSPVNMQSWRVKVALASARNKLTWGEQNYDVIKTWLMSKDI